The genomic stretch ACCGATCGACTTCATTTGGACGGGCCTACTATACTTGCAGACAAAATATTGGCTGCtattgatgaagaagggctGATCCAAAGGCAGCGGATTGAAGATGACACCGCCGCAGAGGCAGCGATTCTGGCTCAGGAAGTCACCATGAATGAGGGCTTACCAACTGACCTCGACGCTTTGCCGAAGAAAGTCCGATCTAAAAGTTCTAATCGAGCTGGCACAGCTGCAGATGAGCCACCGGACGTCGACACCTGGATTATGAGGCGGGACGCAAGCCCAGCCCTACGTAAGCTCCACCAAGTTTTAACGAAACTacaggatgagaagatcagCTTGACACAGCGCCTTCGCGATTCTGTAGGATCATCTACTCTTACCCTCAAGTGGACCCCTGGTCTCGGCCATATATGCCATGTCAAAGGGACCAAGGTATCTCAACAAGCCCTCGAAGAATTAGGAGTAACACGAAACGTCTCAACAACCAAATCAACCAGGTCGTTCTACCTCCCCGCATGGACTGAGCTAGGCAGTCGAATAGACCAAGTGAAACTCCAAATCCGGCAAGAAGAGCAACTGATCTTTGAACGCCTTCGCCGCGAAGTGATTCTTAACCTAGTAAAGATCCGACGCAATGCAGCCGTCATGGATGAACTGGACGTCGCGTGCTCATTCGCAACACTAGCACAAGAACAGCGCCTCGTTAGGCCCATTCTGACCAAGGGCACCTCCCACAAAATCGTCGGAGGAAGACACCCAACTGTCAAACTCGGCCTCGAAGAGCAGGGTCGCCGATTCGTCAGCAACGACTGCTTCTTAGGCGATGAGGAACGCATCTGGCTCATCACAGGGCCCAACATGGCTGGGAAGAGCACCTTCCTGCGTCAGAACGCACTCATCACGATTCTCGCGCAAGTTGGGTCATTCGTCCCAGCCGAATACGCCGAGATCGGGATTGTAGACCAAATTTTCAGTCGCATCGGCGCGGCGGACGATCTCTTCCGCGACCAATCCACGTTCATGGTGGAAATGCTCGAGACAGCCGCTATCTTAAAGCAGGCGACATCTCGTTCCTTCGTCATCATGGATGAGGTTGGCCGCGGCACGACCCCCGAAGATGGCACCGCCGTCAGTTTCGCCTGtctgcatcatctccacTATCGCAACCGATGTCGCACACTGTTCGCAACTCACTTCCACGAGCTGGCAGACATGACCCACGATTTTGACGCTCTGGGCCGATACTGCACGGACGTCAAGGAGACCGCCTCGGGGTCATTCTCGTTCGTCCATCGGCTGCGCAAGGGCGTGAATCGCGAGTCCCATGCGTTGAAGGTCGCCCAACTGGCGGGCTTGCCAAAGGAGGTCCTCGAGATGGCTCGAAGCGTGCGGGATAGCGTTCGTAGCGGTCAGAAAACATGGCCAGCAGAGGTAAATTGGAACGCCGAAGCAGCTCCCAAGCCAGCGGTCTCATAACACATCATGTATGAAATTCCGAATCTTCATGTACAGTACTTTTACTGCCGATCATATGTACAATAACCATCAACTCATAAGATGACCGCAAACCATTTTCTCCACCCCAGGATATAATACAACCATAACCCATGCCAACCCACCatcaatcatcaacaatcaaaaagaaaacacaacCCTAAAGCTTCGCAACAGCCCTCCccccaacctccacaacAACACCCTCCCCAAACGCCACCTCCTGacaatcctcttcctcaaccccatTAACAAACTGCACGACGACAAAATCCACCCGCCGAgacccaaccaccaccatggGCGCATGCCACGTCCCCGCGCCATACGTAACCGCCTGTCCCCCGCGCGCGACAAACGCCCTCAGATTCTTCAAATCCGGCGGATCCCTCACCGTCACCGGTCCCGAGGGCGTCATAGCCGTAACCGTCTGGCCCTTCAACGTCGGCGCAACCACAACCAAGTAATACGGCTCCTCCTGCCCACCGGCGGTCGACTGACTAGAGAGGTCAATCGGGGTGAAGGTCTGGGTAGTGAAGGGGTGACATTCGAGGATGCGGACGTCGAAGGCCTTCGTGTTCTTGCCGGGGAGGGAGCGCAATTGGCGGGGGAAGCAGCTGAACATGGTCATGCGGGCGGAGGAGGGTTGGTTGCTGGGGCATTTGTTGGTGTAGTTGTCGAGGAGGGGGGAGATGGGGCTGTATTTTAGAGCGGAGTTTTGGTTTGCGAGCACTGGGGTGGGATTGTGAGGTGTGAGGCTTGTAGTGCTTGCTGGGGCTTGGTTGAGATCGCGGGGGAGAGGAGAATAGATTGCGGTGCCGAAGGGAGCGAAGGCTTCTTTGGTTAGTGGTGAGGGTGTCACCTGGAGGgttggggtggtggtgaggatggGTGCCATTGTTAGTGATAGACAAGGACCGGCCTTGCGATTGTTTATTGAGGTTCAATTGGTAGTATAGGGAAGAAGAATTGagaaagtgaagggaaaagagggggaagaatgaaagaaataAATTTATATCAACGACGTCAATGGGGTCGGGAGTCTCCGCATTTGAATCTCCCGCTTTTCTCTTATCGGAACACGCCGATAAAGCCATTTAATTCTCTTACCACATCACGGATCAAAGAGAATATAAAATTACTCTCGCTAAAAATCATTCTATTCTTTGGGCTTGTAAATTGACCCCTCTgttacttcctcttctccatgccCAACACCGTCCAGCCCCTCCCGTGTCTCTCGCATGCTCATATATATAACGCCGCCCGTCCAGAGAATCAGAGCAATCGAATACCCAATCATAGCCCACATACCCCTAGTGAACCTGGGGGCAAAAGTAGCAGAGTAGAACAGGATACTCCACCAAGCATTGACGGCATTACTACCCAGGTTCATACTAGCAATGACCACCGAGCGCAGCCGACCATCCTGATACCGCATAACATCATTGCACCATGCAAAGAACGTAGCCTGACAGGCATATACGGCGCCAGCCCAGTAATAGGCTCCAAAGACCGTGGCAGTGGAGGAAAATTGAGTCAGAATAAGTGCCGAGGTGATAATGCCGGTGATCCCAATGAAGAACCCTACTAGATAGCGTTTCCCGCCCATGAAATCGGTCAATGTAGCCCAGAACAAGGTCGACACGATACCCACGGCGGGCACACCCGATGGGTAGTTGTTTAGCTGCGAGACGGTGTATTTGTTGGTGGGATGGGACTTCATGTAGAGTGCGAGTAGGGTGTTGGTCGAGAAGGATTCCGTCTCGCCGGCGATGATCCAGAGCATCACGAAGCCATACCAGTACCAGGTGCCGAATATTTTCTTCGCGAAGGTTAGGTCTAAGCGTGACGTCGCTGGGCTTGCCTCAGGCATGCGGGAGATGGCTAGAGCTCGCTCAGAAGCAGAGAGATATGGTGCTCGGGTCGTGGCAGGAGTATCAGGAAATAGAAATAGTCCGTAGAGCGCGATGGGTAGGGTGATCAGTCCGTCGATGATGAACAGCCATCGCCAACCGGATAGTCCACGAGCTCCGTCGAGCGATGAATGGATCCCTGACTGGATGAAACCTCCAAACATGGTACCGGCTAGTCCGGAGGCAGTGAAGATGCCGCTTCGCTTACCCAGCTCTTTCTCGGTATACCAAGCTCCAAGAATGTAATGAGTTCCAGCGAAGGTACTGGATTCGGCCAACCCCAAGAAAAACCTGATAGCCATGATGCCCTGAGGATTGTGCACCGCTGCTGTGATCATGGTAAGACCGCCCCAGAACACAATCATGGtagggaagaagatgcggGGAGCGATATAGGTCAATGCTAAGTTGGAGGGTATTTGACCGAGGATATAGCCGACAGTAAAAACCGTATTGATAACATTTAATTGGTTTCCTTGGAAGTTGAGCTCTTCTTTCATGCCCGACACATACGCGTTAGATAGGTTAGAGCGATCTAGATAATTGAAAAAGTATGTCAAAcaacaaaaggaaaggatgaagaaatccaGCTTTCGCAGGAGCTTCGCCTCCCCA from Aspergillus oryzae RIB40 DNA, chromosome 1 encodes the following:
- a CDS encoding uncharacterized protein (permease of the major facilitator superfamily), translated to MLANIKTYLKGQESRPGEAKLLRKLDFFILSFCCLTYFFNYLDRSNLSNAYVSGMKEELNFQGNQLNVINTVFTVGYILGQIPSNLALTYIAPRIFFPTMIVFWGGLTMITAAVHNPQGIMAIRFFLGLAESSTFAGTHYILGAWYTEKELGKRSGIFTASGLAGTMFGGFIQSGIHSSLDGARGLSGWRWLFIIDGLITLPIALYGLFLFPDTPATTRAPYLSASERALAISRMPEASPATSRLDLTFAKKIFGTWYWYGFVMLWIIAGETESFSTNTLLALYMKSHPTNKYTVSQLNNYPSGVPAVGIVSTLFWATLTDFMGGKRYLVGFFIGITGIITSALILTQFSSTATVFGAYYWAGAVYACQATFFAWCNDVMRYQDGRLRSVVIASMNLGSNAVNAWWSILFYSATFAPRFTRGMWAMIGYSIALILWTGGVIYMSMRETREGLDGVGHGEEEVTEGSIYKPKE
- a CDS encoding mismatch repair ATPase MSH1 (mismatch repair ATPase (MutS family)) — its product is MPSPAPNFTLQRGAKTRSTVKLKDLPQGALKLEPYHDTVEDAPRYPPVVQGHRNNMEKFQNCVILTRVGGFYELYFEQAEELAPLLNIKLASKKTSAGPVPMAGFPFFQLDRFLKTLVQDLNKYVAISEEFAHGVEDKARTGGLLFDRKVARIITPGTLIDEKFMDPAENNFLLAIYIDEPSLKAQLEQHGVSSHQHVLSSASQPVGLSWLDLSTGDFFTQSTTAQMLPSAIARIGAREILVDRGIQDLIGQELQLLVGHDHRLMTFFPFPQDILPMSQWDSMLEAPVSPKSIKSFTPEETAAGYNLLEYIRVQLQGLDLKLQPPRRRHLSESMNIDRNSLRGLEILETARDGFGKGSLLHAVRRTSTKSGARLLRDRLSSPSTSLRVINERLDLVSGFIANSELRDSVTQLLKRSYDAQRLVQKFTLGRGDPDDLICLSRAIEASKEIKRVLSATGFDVSSSAQANDSLATMTDRLHLDGPTILADKILAAIDEEGLIQRQRIEDDTAAEAAILAQEVTMNEGLPTDLDALPKKVRSKSSNRAGTAADEPPDVDTWIMRRDASPALRKLHQVLTKLQDEKISLTQRLRDSVGSSTLTLKWTPGLGHICHVKGTKVSQQALEELGVTRNVSTTKSTRSFYLPAWTELGSRIDQVKLQIRQEEQLIFERLRREVILNLVKIRRNAAVMDELDVACSFATLAQEQRLVRPILTKGTSHKIVGGRHPTVKLGLEEQGRRFVSNDCFLGDEERIWLITGPNMAGKSTFLRQNALITILAQVGSFVPAEYAEIGIVDQIFSRIGAADDLFRDQSTFMVEMLETAAILKQATSRSFVIMDEVGRGTTPEDGTAVSFACLHHLHYRNRCRTLFATHFHELADMTHDFDALGRYCTDVKETASGSFSFVHRLRKGVNRESHALKVAQLAGLPKEVLEMARSVRDSVRSGQKTWPAEVNWNAEAAPKPAVS
- a CDS encoding ureidoglycolate hydrolase (predicted protein): MAPILTTTPTLQVTPSPLTKEAFAPFGTAIYSPLPRDLNQAPASTTSLTPHNPTPVLANQNSALKYSPISPLLDNYTNKCPSNQPSSARMTMFSCFPRQLRSLPGKNTKAFDVRILECHPFTTQTFTPIDLSSQSTAGGQEEPYYLVVVAPTLKGQTVTAMTPSGPVTVRDPPDLKNLRAFVARGGQAVTYGAGTWHAPMVVVGSRRVDFVVVQFVNGVEEEDCQEVAFGEGVVVEVGGRAVAKL